DNA sequence from the Littorina saxatilis isolate snail1 linkage group LG9, US_GU_Lsax_2.0, whole genome shotgun sequence genome:
gcggcgaatttagagtgaacgctgccaaaagtgaaaaaaagcgaaaaagcctaacggttttgaggtttgtgtttctgcatttGGTTTGatatgtgcaacttatccagagagggtgaataaagcgaatgaaattattttgagcgctctagcgccgttagtttgtcagaacaggaggtggtccatattaggagcggGTCCATATTAGGGCATTTTTGGGTAAGGCAGTCATTGCTAAAGGAAAGTAAATGTCTCTTTGACTTCTTAAAGGTCAAATTCGCCAGAAAAAAGTTCCGAAATGGCGCCctgggctgagatgcacgaagGTGAAAATGGATACCACCCAAGTGGGTGGCAGCCAGCGCCGGGGTCTGattgattgacattaaaatttgtGGGGATTTCAACCAATGAGcccccgcggctggctcccccccccccccacaaccacacacacacgcttggccggcacccactttcgcttcgtgcacatCGGTTCGGGTAAGTTTCTGTTGAAAGACCACATTGTTGGTCTTCACAACCCTTCACCGTCGTAACTTAATACTCCACGATCCGAAACTGTCAACAAAGGTCTCGGTACCACCCTTACCTGATGTCTCGGCACAGCTTTTATCAGACCCTCGAAAGTCAGCAAACATTATTGTATGCGGCACaacccacccctccccctcggTCTTTGACATCAAGCAAGAACACACCCCTCCAAGTGACCAGCAATGCATCAATTGATAAATCCCTCGCTTAGGAGGCACTGGGCAAATAAAGGCTCTGTTGGCAGTCGTTTGGACAGGACATAACAAAGAAAAGGCCAGCAGTTTGCCATCGCCATGTTGAGCTTACTTTGAGCGCTGGCGTGATAGTGGTTAGCCAAGGTCGGTGTACACAACTGAAGTGAACGTCTGTAAAATTATTGGATGAATTAAATTACAAGCAAGGTGACACTTGAACTGACGAAGAATAAATGGAGAGTAATCCATCTGGGATTGAGTGTTAGCCATTCATCAGTGCCTGGCACGCTCTTCCCAGTTATTTACCGTGTAAGCAGAATGTGTCCATGCTGTGAACATAGAATTCCACTTTAAGGTTTTAGAAACTTTACAAAGGTAAGGCCATTTTTCGTTGCTGATATTTTGAACAGTATACCTTCCTTGTCCTGTTTCAGGGAATGTAGATACATTGCATTGATTTACTATTTGAATATGACAAACCGTCAGTCAGCATAATTCtcgtttacacttttttttgttttgttattggaaACTTGAAAGTTTCCGTTTACCAAATTACCTGCGCGAGATCGAAACGAAGTGCAGCTCTACATTTACATAAAGAGGAAGTTAATTTTCATTCTACAGATTAACAGTTGTAACGAAAGTAAATCTGCAGAGTATTCAGGTTGATATTGACTGGCACGCGACATGTCTGTCTATATAACGTAAGAGCAAGTCTATAGCGCTGGATTTCAATTGTTTGGGAATtgtcaatctttttttttttaaatcgccaTTTAAGTTGTGCTGGACTCGTTTTCAGAGTACAACCTCCTCATAGTAAAGAGTTTCCGTCATAGTTCACTTTTTGAAATTTTGCATGTTTTTGAATCACTGAAACATTTCGCATTTGATATTTTGGAGGTTTTTGAATGAATTAAATAGTGTATTCGGAATGTATTTGCATCCATGAAACATTTCGTATCCTACATTCGCGAGAGAGATCACCCATGTCATAACTAAACCATAATACTCACACGTTGGTATATCATGTCAGTAACAAGTTTACTTCATACAGTCAACGCACTCAGTTCTCGAGTGGCGAGTACAGTAAAGAGTACTTTCAGTTAGGCCTTGGTTCCAGAGTACACTGAAGTACCCTGTCTCAATGTTTGTGGACGTTCACAGCAGTGTTTGCTATTGTTCCACGCGGcagtattgggggggggggggggggggcggcacaTAGTATGAAAAAGCCATATGCACGATCGGCATATTCGATACAAAGGGATACACTTGTggatttaaaattaaaaactcAGATGTGTCACTGTGCACAAGATCTTGCAGttctcataattatgtgtgcgGTGGGGGAGGTATgcttgtggggggggggggtaagtgtattctcgcgcggtgtgtgtatgtgtgtgtgtgcattttcgcgaggtatgtgtgtgtgtgtgtgtgtgtgtgtgaaggggaaAGGGTGGAAGGTACGTGCATGCTCCCGAAATGTATGTGCACGTGCCTGCGTTCGTGGATGCCGGGGGCATGAGTACCTTCGTGCGTGCGGCGTGGGTGCGTGCACGTGTCAGTCTGACATTTTGCCTGTGTACGAATGTTTACCCACGCGCGCACGCTTTGTCTTCATTTCATCAAAAAGTAAATTCAGGCTCAAGCTTTCCATCGATTCCTGGCTGTTCCGTGGGATGTGACATGCTTGGACTGACAGGCTGACACGGAGACCAGTGATATCGACCTCCTTCCACCGAGCCAATGGTCTCTTTATTTATTCACACCATTCCTCTAACACCAAGAGACCGCACGGGTTAGCCCTAGCCTGGTCCGAGATACGGCAATAGGCTGGGGCTTATCAGTCACGTTATCTATGATCTAAGGAGTGAGATGTCGGACTGACAAGTTTGTGCGAAGGTCCATTTATTATTGACGTGGTTACGAGTGTGGTTCGTTGTCTTGGCTTAAACTGATAGCTCTGACGGGTATAATCGAAAAATAGCAATGCTCGAGTCAACCTTTCTGTAAACACTATCATGTAGACCTTCACATATTTTGGGCAAGGCTTTTAACGTGGGACATTTGGTAACCTACCACACCAATGCCAAGTTGCGAAATTAGTTCAGCACAAAATTCGTACCTTgctcaggaagcagccaggctgttacTTTGGGGTAAAAGCCAAAGTAGAAAGATTCTCTTGATAATAAAGCCAGGTAAAAGCCGGAGGTGACCTTTCGATGCTGACATAAACGTTTAAACAGAGAACATGTATATTTAAGCCGCCTGCAAAGAGTTCCAAATATGAGGCCGTGCGCCTTCGCGAAGTCTAACTCACAAAGCggctcgctgcacaaagctttggcactgaattttctgtaaaaagactgcgcgaagtcgaggcgaagtcaacttcgggctcaataaGGGAAGGCCTTCAACGCATCAGCTCAAAAAAGGTTCAACCATCGGTCATGTTTGTTATTCAGCCAGGCGTAGCAAAAAGCAACGCAAACGTGGTGGATTAGAGACCTACGTGAGCTCACTTGTTCGTTTCGATGACACCACTCATGGCGGCGGCTTACGTTGGCGTCTTGACTTTAAAGAGGGCAGTGGTTATTGGCTGTGGTtagcattctgatcatcatcgctcaacggctatcgccagttatctctctgaccggacgctaaagtcccacgcgaatctatcaaaacaagaatacagagttatctcccatatgttgttcacgagcagcccgttgttcgcgagacgaaaatgattgcagattggccgacttcgacagtgatctccgttttgttcttcacagttatgataaagacatcgttctaaggtcaaaacaagtcgaaattttgggactgctgccggaaggagaccgtaatatatggttgcatcactgtcaaaaaatcgtctgctccagcgagcgcggaaaccaaacggttgattatcacgtgacacttttgccatatttagagttgtttgcacagtaaatacagccgcgaaaaatagctcgcttgaaactgtcttacatatcaattcctttgtaatttaaaaattacacaacaccatgaacaagaggcgaagcggCCTTCAAGGCTTCCGTAACTtgagaaatcgacaaacagtaacacaaactcaatctctccgtcacacacacacacacacacacacacacacacacacacacacacacacacacacacacacacacagttaaaaccaacgcatcatatctactccatgtataattttcaaaagaaggcaaacagataaaatgactgtgtatttgttgttggtgtagttgtccctgaaggagatcttgtgcaatcctctcacacacacacacacatacacacacacacacacacacacacacacacacacacacacacatacatacacactattaaactgcatcagcataattatcatggcaaagcttatctacaatcattaacctaccctagagcttgcgtatcaacataatatattcttggaatTGTCATACGACTGAGAGTTAAAGATAATTTATGGGCGTCACgatggtcacactcagacaggttCACATGAGGTTATTTTCCCTGGTCCTCGCACTCCGAAGTCTATGATATTGTCCAGTGACACGTTGTCCTGCTGGCAACCAGCTCCGCGTGCTTGGGCATGAACGGTCACAAAGAAGATCATTATCTCTCATATACTGGCTGTGTGAAAGCtattgggcggggatatagctcagttggtagcgcgctggatttgtattcagttggccgctgtcagcgtgagttcgatcccaggttcggcggaaatttatttcacagagtcaactttgtgtgcagactctcttcggtgtccgaacctccccccgtgtacactacattgggtgtgcacgttaaagatcccacgattgacaaaagggtctttcctggcaaaattgcttaggcacagttaataattgtctacctatacccgtgtgacttggaataataggccgtgaaaggtaaatatgcgccgaaatggctgcaatctactggccgtataaactgaatttcatctcacacggcatcactgcagagcgcctagaactgtacccacggaatatgcgcgatataagactcattgattgattgattgattgattgatattaaggTCAATAACAGAAAAACCGTGTACTTCCTCACTGCAGCCTTTTTAATCCTGTCCCACTCAATTATCGGGATGTTCCTGTGGTAGCACAACCTCTTGTTCAGAGTACACTATGCACTATGTCTTTGTATCAGAGAGTTGTAATATTAATTTGTAAGGACGTCctttcctgaaacaaatgaaaagtTGGATTACAAGGCTGCAGtgttctctgccctggattgtagcttgcccgtcgtaaatcagcagtagatATGAGGGTACTGTGTTCAATTGGAAATCTACCATCaccttatctgtcttttgcactgcagacactaagcaataggtacctgccatgtggccactttttccactgctgtcctcagtcttatACTTTTATTTATCTAACTTTGTTTTCAGAATGAACTTTCTGAATGACGGCTCGATTAACGTAGCGCCCCCGAAGGCCAAACACCTTATTGTCTGATGCGATTACGTCATAATGGCTTCCATGTCATCTTCATCTCCGGATCGTCAGGGCGGCCATTGGTTCCCCTCATGGTTCATCTGGCCTCTGTTCGTCCTGACGTCATCTTTTCGCGTCTACTACGTCACACAGCCACGTAATTGGTGGCTCGTGCACCCGGATGAGATCTATCAGACCATGGAAGGTAAGTCTGTTAAAGACGGACGACGACAACGATAATGACGCTgaagttgatgatgatgatgatgatgatgatgatgatgatgatgatgatgatgatgatgatgatgatgatgatgatgatgatgatgatgatgatgatgttgttgttgttgttttcttcaacAAGACCTTATCTGAATATAGGATCGAACAAAGTTATGGCATTCGTCACAAGCATCGTCCCTTTTAAACATTCTTAGCTATACTGGACATTTAAAGATTTAACTATCAATCTACTGGTGTTGGTATTTTGAGACACAACCAAAAAGCATTATACAATTCTGATTTGGCTCAAGCTCTTCATCTCAAATTTCACCTTCTGTGTTTCTGGTTATTCTCTCTTTGAGAATAAGACTTCATGCCAAGAAGTTTCACTGCATCCAGAAATCCAATAATTTATTAAATCAGAACTCAAAACCATCCCCTTATAATGCTATCTTAAGGCCTTTTCTGATTGGCTCAGGCAGTTGTGACGTTGGATTAATGTAGGAGAAGAGTAGCTCAAATAGCTACTGTAATTTGGACCACTTACGCCAAACAGTCTCCGTGAAAACcacatttgatcattttgtttggatcatacctcgtaccATATGGCTCTTTTTCTACAATGCCTGAAACTAGATTCAATGGGTTTTCTGAAATTCCTGCAACCTTGGCATTGCTTGAAGACAGCATTTGAGCGCTACTTTTCAGTTGAGGGGCCTAGCGCAGCCTCCGCGCGGCACGCCCTTATAAATCTCCTTCTGGGTCATCAGATGTTTTGTCATTCTGTTCTTCTTGCATGAGATCTGTGATCTTCCTGGGAGTAATCGGATTGTGCTGATTCAGGACTCAGGACTATTTCTTCAGTTTAGGCCTCAGCCCATAAATAGGGTGATGCACGTGACTATAACAAAGAGAAATTCATATGAACCTATTCGGCGCACAGGCATACTGAAGACTGGGTTAATCACAAATACATGCATATCTGACACTTCTCCATGATTCCTCGTCTTGAATCTCCAAATCTGCTCTGGCCGCTTCATCTTCTTCTCTGTCTGCGGCCATAACGTCATGACacatttttggttgttgtttgacAGACTCTATGGTTTGCCTTTGATGACACCCTTGTTGGTTGCATTATGCTTTCAGTGGCTCACAGTGAGGTGTACGGGTTCGGTATCCGTGCCTACGAGTTCAACCCGGAGCCAGCGATAGACGCCCAGACCCCCGAGATCCGCAAACAGGAGATGACCCATGGCATGTATGCCCTCCGCTCACACCTCCTTCCACACGCTTACGTCACGGTCACGTGGTAGCTGAGAGTTGTTGGCCTTGACTCGCCGCCATTTTTGGTAATGTTTGGAGCACgctgtagagtgtgtgtgtatgtgtatgtgtgtgtgtgtgtgtgagggggtggggggtgcgtggggagagagaaagaaagagagagagagagagagtgtgtgtgtgtgtgtgagtgtgtgtgtgtgtgtgtgtgtgtgtgtgtgtgtttcttgatGTTTTCCACCGgcaatgaaaacaagaaatatGTTGAGCGTATTGATGGtggtatccaggtttcccaattgcttcgtttccggccgatttatgtggagcacgtgatgcgcacaaaaaatattggcggtctggaagtgtcgtctgcgcaatgatcgcggcggcgcccgcggctttcttgaccgccaaggacgaccgcgcacgttgtgatacgtcattcgttagacctcaataagTGAACTCTTGATGCCTTATGTTACAAATACAAACCCAAAGTACAATCATTTTCAGAATTTGTAATTTAGCTATTGCAAGCTCAACACCCAACGAGAGCTCAACACCCAACGAGAGTTATACAGAAGAAAACTTGTTTCCCTGCGGTTGCGACTGGCGATAGTTGCACTAGAGTCTTTATTAAGAGCATAATTATGGGTGGTCTTGGTATTATTTTGAATCCTTCTTCAATGAATGTATATGCAGACTGATCTCAAAAGACGACACTATTTATTCACGGTCATTGTTGAATCTGCTTGCAGACATGGAAGATATTTCACACTCTGGTGGCTTCCACACTGATCCTGGCTGTCTACCGTTACGTCATCGTCGTCTTCCGCTCACGTGACGTCGCTTGTCTGGCGGCCATCTTGTGTGCGGCGTGCGCACAACTGCATGTGCTCGGCACGCATACATTAGTGAACAGCCTTATAGCGCCCCCTGTCTTCCTGGTCATCGCTCATTTGCATACGCTCATCAACCCACCTGAAACTGACAGTGGCACTGATTCGGGAGACGTGTCAGATGATGAGGGCAAAAGCAATATCAAGCCGAATGGATCTGCAACAAAAAATGGCGGATCTGTACATCGGGGCAGCTCCTTCAAAAACAAAGGCAAGACAAAGCAACATAAAAATGGAACTGTTCAAAGAGATAATTCGTCACTCCCTTCCAAATCTGGAACTCAGAATGGAATCCACGGGACTTGTTCAGCTGCACGAGATCTTCAAGCAAGCAACGGTCATGTTGagaacaataataacaacatcACCGTAGCTAAAAACGGTACAACCAAAATCAGTGCTAATGCAAACGGCCATGCTAACGGGCATGTTTCGCATTTACCCAATGGCCAGGTAGGGGTCTCTCAGAGCGGTAAAGCCGGAGATGTAACGCATTCCTTAACCACTCGGAACTGTAGTGAACTTACGAAAAACACGGTCCAAAACCTAGCAGTTGGATTCCTGCTaggtctgtgtgtgtacattcGCATTGACGTCATAGCGCTTGCAGGCGCATGTCTGATAACACACTGGAGTCCGTGGCGCACGCGCTACTTTGATGTCATTTCCTGTGCGTGCGGGGCTTTGTGCGGCGTTGGGGTCGGTATCTTGGAGGACTTCCGGATCTACGGTTGGGGCGTTCTGACCCCCGTGAACTGGTTCCGGTTCAACGTGCAGAAAGACTACTCCTCGGCTCTCTTTGGCACTCAGGAGTTGTACAAATACATCGTGGACATTTTCCTGCACAACTTGGGAATAGCAGCATTGATGTCGATGGCGCTTTTGTGTTGTATGTTCCACATTTCCTACTTTTCTAAGACACCAAAGCATTCCAAAGCTCCTTCTCCGAAAGAGGGACAAAACGCCACGAGACTTTTTGATCTCCAAAAGAGAAACGTTGTTCTGCGAACGTGTGTCTCTTGGTTCTTGCTACTGATTCTCTACTCTTCCAAAGGACACAAGGAGCTCCGTTTCGTGCACAACGTCATCGTTCTCGTGCTGATCACGTGTGCTGCTGTCTTCCAATCAGCTCTTGTAAAGTCTCGCCTTCCATTCGACAAACAACGCCTCCTCTTGGCGGTGGGCGTGGTTCTGTTCGCCCTCAGCCAATGGCGGGACGTAGCGAGCTTGACGGACAACCCGAAGCGGGGCGGAAACAAGATGGCGTTCAAGCTGGCGGGAGATACGCAGGACGTCAATCAGTGTCTGCATCGTATCTCCGCCCGCTCTGACGTCACGGGCGTGTTCATCGACCGGAACCTTTACGCCACTGGAGGTTACACTCTGCTGCACAGGGACGTGCCCATCTTCTCCATCTTCGGCTACAACTTCCACGAGTACAACGTGGAGAGCAGGATGACGGAGCCCACCAAGActgtgatgacgtcacacaccCACATGACGCTGGCGTACGTGGGCAAGTTCTCCAACTTTGTGTCCCAGCAGAACACGCAATCCGTTATCAGGTATACacaatacaaaataaaacatttttgatttctttctttttaatgttctttctttctttctttctttttacgtTCTAACGGTTCTTTCATCCGTTCttacgttctttctttctttctcttgtcTTTCGTTATAAGTCAAGAGTGctaagcgcatagtgcttttagttatgcgctatagaaatctccttaataaataaataaaagagtgaaacaaaactttttttcaaaaataaagaaaagacaCATTTTCTTTTTACGTCATTACTTATTGTCATTTTGCTTCCTCCCATCTTACAAGAAGCAATATCCAGATATAAGTAATCAACCATCGTTATTACGTGTTTGTTCTATATCTTGTTCGTCCACTTCGATACAGACCGACATCGAGTGCATGTTTTGGTCTGCTATTAAATATCCCATTAAGGCTGTCATGGGCTGTCCCTAATTCagcccaaagtcgacttcgcaaagtcgtTTTACCGAAAAGTCAGTGCCAAAACTTCGcgcagtcgacttcgcccaattaatttgAAGCTTAAACTTACCTGTCTTTTTTTGGTGGTCCGTTGTTATAGGTACGTGCTGGAGGACCCACGTTACAACTACCTGGTGGTGATGTCCAACAGAGACTTCAGCTACTTCGGCGTGGGGCACCCAATTTTCACCTGTGGAACTTTCAAGGTGAGTGATGCCATAGAGTAGGCAGACCTAGGAACCCTAGGATATCGCCGTAATTCGCACGCATGGTTGTCTAAAATACGACCAGTGCGGTCACTGGGAAAAAAAATACGCCGAGAAAAATTCCCAGACTACTTTTCCTCACAAGCGTATTCCGACGCCGATCCAGTAGTTCGACCCATGATTACAGTTTATATCAGTAAAAATTGAAAGAAGCAagtgtattggtaaacttaattaacggtgcgacggaTGCGTGTGTAGCATGTTTGAATCTttgatgttcaaatgctgtgtgaagTACGCTCATtcttctgaaaatacaccaagtttgtttgaaaatactccaagtgcaaaacaggagTTCCCATGTCTGAgtagggttgggggggggggggtgggggtggtggtagaGATCGAGAAGGTCAACAGTAAATATTCATGACACCCGTGTACAAGAAAGACTTCATTATGTTAGGTGCTTTCATTGCCGAGTTCAGTCGTAAACTGTTCAAGACGATTACCTTGAAGTACCAGGAGGATTGAGGGAAATCTAATGCAGAAAGCCATATATTTTGGTCTTTTTGTTTGGAAAATGATTAATTTTTGACTTGAGCAAATCTGACATTTATGATGACTTCGAGTATATGGTCGTTCATAAGGTATAGCAACGTATACA
Encoded proteins:
- the LOC138977205 gene encoding uncharacterized protein, whose protein sequence is MASMSSSSPDRQGGHWFPSWFIWPLFVLTSSFRVYYVTQPRNWWLVHPDEIYQTMEVAHSEVYGFGIRAYEFNPEPAIDAQTPEIRKQEMTHGMYALRSHLLPHAYVTVTWFPNCFTWKIFHTLVASTLILAVYRYVIVVFRSRDVACLAAILCAACAQLHVLGTHTLVNSLIAPPVFLVIAHLHTLINPPETDSGTDSGDVSDDEGKSNIKPNGSATKNGGSVHRGSSFKNKGKTKQHKNGTVQRDNSSLPSKSGTQNGIHGTCSAARDLQASNGHVENNNNNITVAKNGTTKISANANGHANGHVSHLPNGQVGVSQSGKAGDVTHSLTTRNCSELTKNTVQNLAVGFLLGLCVYIRIDVIALAGACLITHWSPWRTRYFDVISCACGALCGVGVGILEDFRIYGWGVLTPVNWFRFNVQKDYSSALFGTQELYKYIVDIFLHNLGIAALMSMALLCCMFHISYFSKTPKHSKAPSPKEGQNATRLFDLQKRNVVLRTCVSWFLLLILYSSKGHKELRFVHNVIVLVLITCAAVFQSALVKSRLPFDKQRLLLAVGVVLFALSQWRDVASLTDNPKRGGNKMAFKLAGDTQDVNQCLHRISARSDVTGVFIDRNLYATGGYTLLHRDVPIFSIFGYNFHEYNVESRMTEPTKTVMTSHTHMTLAYVGKFSNFVSQQNTQSVIRYVLEDPRYNYLVVMSNRDFSYFGVGHPIFTCGTFKVYKRPNKPTAEQAVLLQRAANVPALHNASVLTHEADMLYFHGAWARAVERFRLVLRVDPSQIGVYLPLAASLYRQGKESGSIKVMNECFSKFGQVACETRRPLMTDTRALFD